The following DNA comes from Sebastes umbrosus isolate fSebUmb1 chromosome 8, fSebUmb1.pri, whole genome shotgun sequence.
TGGCATCACATACATCAGATTAATAACAGGATTACTAGtatgtttaatttaaaatcctttttttgagctaaatgctcaTGTTAGTTCATGTTCAGCAGTATAATGTTTACCtcgttcaccatcttagtttagaaTGCTAACACGCACTAAATACAAAGCtgaagctgatgggaatgttattagttttgcagatatCTGGTCATAAACCAGTGTACTGGACAAATCTGACTTTCAGCCTGCTGGTGGCACTGGAAGAAAAGTGTGGGGTCGCCAAGATCTTTAGAAATCATCCTGTGGGCACCATAAAGATGAGAGACATCTTGAGGGACAGACACCACCCAGCTCACTCTCTGTTCAAGTGGAGGGAATCAGGACACAACCTGAGGCACCACAGGCCAGAGAGCATCTCCACTCACAGAGCACTATATGCTTTCAAAACAGCTTCCTCCCAGCTACAATAAGACTAGTGGCAAAGGAcgttaaagagggacacaaataccccacacctcacctcacctccataccattattgacacacagtacacctgaactgaatggactgtaatgctgtgcaatatgctgccttccactgtgtaattatctgaaatataataattatttatttttgccatGTTGAATATGCTATTAATTTAACAGTAGTTAGCTAGTCGAACGGTTTTCTGCCAGAAAGCCATGCAGGGAGTAGGTTGTGTTGGATGAATGGGTCAAACTCAGGAATTTGACCCAGAAGCCTATGATTTCAGTACCATGAGAACCTTATTTCTTACACTTAGTTGACTTAttagtttctgttttttattattactattttcagTATTCagtttggttaagtttaggcaacaaaactacttaggtttaggaaaaatatacacacagtacatatacacatacagtatctaatgTGTGCCCGGGTCGGGTGCAAATAGTATTGTTGGCTACTGACACCTGGGGGCTAATAGCATCTGCCATGATTAAATCAGCATTATACAGTTCACTTAGATGTCACTGACCAATTGATTGGTATCATACTCCATAAAGCACAATGAAAGAATTGCTGATTGATTTGTGGCAGCAGACATTTGATGCAGACATTATGACTGATTATTATAGTATTGTGTGTCTGACAGTTGGCTGCAGACAGGCACATTAAACAGCAATCCAAACTGGGGCTGTGAGAGCAGTGTGATTAGTTTCCCCTGCCACAAAATCATCCGCCTGCATTTGAAAAGTCTCGTAAACAAGTTACAAAACAGCTAAAGGCGAGCACACATAAGCAAACATTGTCATCCGGTAGTATTGTGTTATATTTAATCGTGTTATAAGGAgctataattttattttgtactcCCCCCTGTATGTTACCAAGGAAACTAAACAAAGTCACAAGCCAGTCATCTCTTGGTGGGTGAAGAAAATAATGAGCCGCCCACAGTTGCTGAGTCATCGCTGGGTGCTGTAAGATATGCCCGTTAGTGCTGGAATTGGTACATTTGACAAAGCCGGCGGCTTGCACACCCCCTTCTCTGAATGGCACAGGCCAGTGTGGAAGTGAGATAATAGGAGAAACAGCAAGAAGCGCCTGAGGGAGGTCCCTGGTAATGACTGCCCCTCAGTGGAGACCTAACTATTTCTGTCTCCTGTCTTTCCAACAGATCATGTTCTCATCTGTTGGCCCTGCTGTGGCCTTCGAGCAGGTGACCAGCCTGAAGGACCTGATTGAGACAGGGTCTCTAATCTGAAGGTGTATGCTACAACTGACAAACaagcaacaatgacaaatgttgaaCACATCATGTCTATCACCGTGACCAAAGATCAGATAGAAAAAACTGCCTGTCTATTCTATTGCCCCCAAAACAAACACGAATTGTTTTTGTTCAGTCATTCATAAAGGGTGTTTCTATGTGAAATGGCTCCCCTTGGGGCCTTGTGACAATGAGATAGAGGACAGGCAGCTAGAAGCATGGACTGAATAAATCATCTCCAGGCTTCAGGCAAGAAGTCATGAGGAAAAACCATCCACACTACCTTCTGCACAATCATTCAGTAAAATTAATTATCCATGATCCTCCTGGTTTATGTATCGCTGCATTTTATGGACTCTCTGTAAGATGTAAATTCAGTCAGCCACCTCGGGTATATTCCTGCACAAAGTCTTCATGAAGCTCGCGGACATGACAGACTGTAGGACAGCTTCTTTAGGAAATCCCAGATGAAACACACGAGCGGTAGCAGCAAGTGTTTTGCAGCAGAGTTCACAAAGGAAGTGAGCAGAAGAGCGGGGGCGGAGAACTAACAGCTTAAATAGACAACCTTATTGTGAAGGCTGTgttggatatactgtatggtgTTGCCAGTAAGAGACTCTCAAACCCCACTGGAGTAGTCATAGTAGACATTGATGTATTACGAACCAAAGGTCAAGGACAGACAGATGCAACCCAGAAAACACAGTTTTCACACTAGCCTCATGCAAAAATAGCCACATTATATAAAGACATTATGCGTGAAcaagacattattttttttttcagtttgcatTCCAGTGATTTGACTTGCAAAGTGAAGTCGACTTAATATTCTAGTCAAGTCTTTTTATGGAAGAGGCTGTAGATATCTGCAAAGCACgtagaaaacaaaataataggGAATCTGAATATAcacaaagtgtttttatttccagaatataaatatgtatgatTTAATTATAAgttaaaatgccaaaatacaaaaTTCTACCTAATATGGATGATTCAGTCTGATAAAGTGTCACATTTTGACAGCAATAGACGTTACACTACCTCAACCAATGACCAAtgcaaagaaaaataagaatctaacaacaaaagttgtttttacaatataaataagctatattagtattatttaactttgttgcattgttgattgcaaaataattatatttgttattatatctatattttaCTCAAttgtttgtaattttattgGGTGGGGTGTAGAGGGGATATTATTAAGTAAGAGTTTAATTTACTGTGTGTAGCAAAGGCAAAcatttagggctgcagctaacgattattttcattgtcgactaatctatcgattattttctcaattaatcaattagttgtttggtctataaaatgtcagaaaattgtgaaaatatcaatcagtttttcccaaagcccaagatgacgtcctcaaatgtcttgtgtttgtccacaaatcaaagatattcagttttctgtaaagaaaccagaaaatattcacatttaagaagctggaatcagagaatttagattttttttttcttaaaaaattactcaaaccgataaatcaattcatttaatagttaataattaatcgattaatcaataaattgttGTCGCTACTCAAagatttgttaaaaaaacagattattttAATATTGACCCCCAGAACAGTAGCTGTAGCCATGGTAACAACAAATGGGGATTATTTAACATTAAACAATGAAACCAATTAacagcaacatttttaaaaggacCATAATTTGTTTCATGCCCTTCTCAAGAGCCGACAGAGGAAACTTTGGCGTCCCACTGTTACAGTGTCGTGGACTGTGGCAGTTTGTAAGGACAGAGCTCCAGTAATTACCCGTTTGACACCTGGGGAGGCAGCCACAtctctttgttttcctctgacCTACTCTGACGACAGCAGAGGGGAGTCTCAGCATGCACTggaggaaagagggagatggaggaaaTATCAGATTACTGTTGTTGTGAAACAGGGAAGTTTAGAGCCTGTACACTGGTTGTTTTGTTGCAGGTGTTTTATTCTTTCTGATTTCCTGGAGGAGCTCCTGGACAGGCTGTCCTctgtcagagaaaaaaagacgtcCTGACCTCTCAAATCGTCTTGTAACAGCTCTTGTCAGTCTGCCAATGAGTGTTTGGATCTTGCATTTTGGAGCAAGCCCTCCTTTTAGATAGGTGTTTTGGATGCTGACAGTCGAGGACAGTTGTTGCTCCCAGTGCAGCTCTCCTTCACTCTGCCATCCATTTTAACGGCCCCCTCATCCCTGCTTTCTGAGCCATCCATACTCAGAGGGTGGAGAGAGAGCCACCATCCCTCTCCCTCTGACTGTCTAACAAGATCCTCTATCTCTGACACCCAGCTCTGTCACCCAGAACAAAGCCTCTTCTCAGACAGAAAGGCGAGCAGGCTGATGGCTCCACAGAGGCtagagagaggagcaggagccGGTAGGGGAGGAGGCGAGGAGCCTGTGCCAGAGGGATTTATTTCCTGCCCTGACAGGTCGCTTTTTTTTCCAGGTGGGCAGATGGATTTTCTTCCTCTTGAAGCACAGTTCCAGCAAGTAGTGAAAAGACAGGGTGTTATTTTAATAGTCTGCGACAGGTCATCTCTGGAGTGTGCTTCAAGTTAACGTGTCAGCGGGTGTGAGGATCATGCTGATGCATTTAGCCACTTATTCCTTTACATATATACTCTgcaaaatattcacttttttccCTTCACAGTTTAATAAGAAAACCTGTAATTCATGTCCCATGCATCACGGTCACTTAACAACACTGATATGGGAGATAAAAGCATACCGCAGGAATGCATTACAGATAACAGACGCCTAACTTTTCATGACACTGTTCCATTCTGATAATAATCCCAAAGTGACATGAGGCATTTAATTGCataaacacagcaaaaaaacagaattaGCGCTCATCAATGATTTTCACTGCAGACTCAGTTTTATCTGTTTCCACAGCCGAGGGGGTTTTAGCTCATATGAGCATATGCCAGATGGGCATAGAATTAGTCCACAAAATGACCCGAGGGCCGTTCATTTCATGCCAGTTCATTTCTCCTTCATCAGTCGCCCATTCTGCCATATTTGTCCTTGCCGAGTTGAAACTCAATTGTTCTGCAGCCTCATACTGAAAAGTGGCAAAGATATCATTGCCTTTATGCCCGTCTGTGGTGTAAGCAATTGGACTGCAGACAGATAACAGAATTGATGTCTCACACTAGTTCAGCGTCCATTTATTCTGTTAACCCTCAATTTAAGGAAAACAGATCTTTATTCATTTCCTCCTCacattggttgttttcctccggtctgtgaaatcttgcagatgccattaggagcaccggaggacactggaggacacagaggaacatgattatttttcagattacctgtctcatgcactactgtcaggatataatgaccattgtataaaaataacttttttttaatcatatttgttccatttctacccactgctgctttaagagctACAAATAAATGGTCAAAATCGAAGCAGAAGAGGCCAAGATATTCTGACTTTTAGTAAGTAGTAGTTATGGGCAAAACTCCAACAAcactcctacatttcccataatgcaacagaGGGCACCTTCTCATTAGTCCCTCCCTGCCTGGTAAACACCCATGTCTTTCAGACTCTACACTGCCAGCTTGCAACTCAGGTTTTCTGTTATAAATTTTAAGTCTTCAAACCCAAGCTGACATAACCCCGATGACAtcaccatgacatcatcagggtaaTCTTCTCAGATgtgacaaagctcctccagagccacagaaaacATCATaaggctgttttcacaggcGCTTCACGGCAAGTAATCTGACACCTTGCACGACGGCTGTTACTGACCCCCTCACAGAGCACTTCTGTGACTGAACAAACACCTCCTGACCTTCAGAGAATTGGTATAGCTTGTATTCAAGGTCAACACACAATGTGAAGAGGCATAAAACCTGCAGCCCTGAGCTGTGGAGAGTAAAACAGATGCAAGAGTCAACTTTCATCTGTTTTCTTGCATCTGAGCAGATTCTGTTTTGGTGAAATACCTCCACACACGGCGGCTGTTGCCAACACTTAAATTTGGTATAACGTTTTTTGGCAGATCCGATGACTGTTTCCGCATTTTACCTTCAGGTAATATGAGGCAATTtagtaaacacattttctgcatGATACTATAATATAAGAAGCTGAAACTCACATCCACACTGAACACCAAGTAAAGCCAGAAGCCTTCATAGGCTCCAAAGATACCTGATCTAAGATACATGATCTAACCCTTTCTGTGAGGTTCTGGAGGCCAGAGTTTAAAGTCCACCTGAAATAGTCCGACTGAATTAGTCTTTTGACATAAGGTGTGTTCTCATATACTAATAGGTTATATAATTTTGTGCACTTGTCCACTGTATGTGTCCTCCTCTCTGAGGTGTCTTAATTACTTTTTCTTTATCTGTAGTTTTAGATCATTAAAATAACTAGTAATACATGTCTACATACTCATATATTGATGCCCTACATatggttttgtttgtgttattaaacCATAAACATAGCGTTTAATCTTATTTATAAGGGAGTCTTCAGGAAGTGGAAGATCTAGAAGACTTTTTGGTTTTCTATTCATCCTTTTTgtaataggaaaaaaaaaagtggaaattcAAACCTGTGAAGactttgtttgctttcttttttcccccctcattGCTACCAGCTGCCTAGTTTCATGCATTATGGATTGAAAGCTTCTTCCAAGCCAAAGAGTAATAATAAAAGTGTCTTGGTGCAGTGGCAAAATTATACAGCACTGAGTCTGATTTGAGCCACAGATACACAAAATTCCAGAGCCCATATCCCACAGGCAGCAATCCTCTTCAGTTAATCATTGGCAGCAAGTTGATTAAATAGTCCCACgaggtttctttctttcttgctttctttcttgctttcttGCAAACATACTCTTGGCCACTATAACCTGCGACAGCCTCCTCTTTGCTTTGAGAGGTGTGTGATAGAGCACATGAATAACAGTAAAGGAATAATGCAGCTGGAGCGTGGCTGCTCCATTATCCTCCAAGGTGAAATAGCTATGGGTCAGAGCAGCACAGAGGGACTCTGTGGTGCTAAATGAGGTTAGTGTGCGGCTCCACAGCTCCACGGCTCACTGGGAGCAGCTACAGTGTGCAACATGACTTGACAAATTCAAAACCCCAAATTTCAGACAGACCTACTAAATCTCTAACTCCACACAAAATCATCTACATGGTTGTTCATTCATAACTTTGTGTGTGGTGACATGCAGCGTGTTGCTGCAGCGTTCCAGGCTGTTTGTGTGAATATCAGCTAGTTGGAGCCATAGCCTGCCATCTGCTGAAGATACGTCTAACAGTGTTGGCTCTGGCACCGAGCCAGGAATCAATCCTCATCACCACAGGCTGTTCCCAGCTGGTGGAAATGGCCATAAAGGCAATTCCACTATAAATAGATGATGCATATAAAagttttaataaaaatacatgaaacCTAACAAACCTGATTACCAATGACATGAAGGACGAATATAAATAGAACTGAAAGATTACAAAATATGAATAGAAAGATGTAGCACATGAGGCTGAGGAGGAAGACATTCATCTTCATAAACACATAGATTCCTTTTTATTGCATTCACAAACTGGATTGCATAAGAAGAAATCTTGATGAAAGTGATTTTGAGGCCAAGAGTGCTGCAGTCTTcagaggatatacagtatatgctgtaCTATGGCTGTGGTGCTTGGAGTGACAGAGCAATGCTGCCCTCTTCTGTTTGTTGGGACAGTTGTATTATAATATGAAAGAGGTAGGACAGCTGGTAGCAAAACTGGAGCAGCATCATATAAGAATATATAGTAATTAAACATTCCATGGCAAAAACAACTTTGCATTCAGTTCATTAATGCAAATTGTGTAAAAGTAGATCAAacactctttgtttttttaacttccCACTCCCAGAAAGGCACAATAACGCTATTCTTATATGGATTTCATCCTTTACTTTAATAATGAAAGACAAGAAAATTGCAATTGGCCAAATAAAATCAgatctatttattttctatagcCAATGAATCCCTGTTTGTATGTCATGGGAGGTGGGATTGAGAGGCTTCCTGTGATGACCAGTTGAATTGTAAGAAGTTTCAGATTGGTAGATTTTGAAATGACAAAACCAGTATATTTTCattctaatacttttgtacttttactcaagtaagattttgaatgcaggacttttacttgtaacagagtatttttacactgtggtattaccacgtttacttaagtaaaagttctgAGTACATCTTCCACCACTGGGTTACAGAAAATATTAGCCATTAACCCCAAAATATCAGACTAGGCCAGCTACATATTTGCACCACTTATTCCATATTAATTGTACTGGAAATGTCTGTTTATCGTGAGAGCAACCCAACATAGTGAGCTGTGAACCTGACATATTTAGTCATTATAAACTAAGAGACACAAATTTGGAGCAGTCTGTTCCAGCTCTCAAGTGTTGCAGCTGTGTAAGGTAGAGTAAAACCTGTCCGGTAATCCTTCTTATTAACTATTACTCACCTCCCTCTGAAAGGCAACTAACACAACCTCAGGCACATGCCCAATCTGAACTAAATAACCCAAACGAaggtctccatgaatcactgctgatcctagcgttggcttttcctgtttcagcctcccgaccgcggccagagggaacagggaagacaccggcacccggttggagacgatgacgtttcttgctgcggagcctcgtcacttcacaagacacggaaaacctctgttggtctggaggagctgcagcatttatttctgcacaaacgtccactgtacatttactagatattctcagagctactaactcttctgcagtgtggagtgtgtgcacatgcacgttaggtggagcgagctgtgagtgaaggcaagcaggtagaggagcagaggagcagagtacagcagagactccggccctggagactcTCCCACGTCCTCCAGCCGCCGCCAACACtattttgcaagacgggcttcactaaatataaccttgcggttttggtgcttccgtgtagtttgtgttggagtctgagtctgaacagcgtagccacacgcgagcgcgcatgggacagcgacccggattgatttatacgtgtaagaagttacaaacattccctttaataattacattgaaacagaaataaatagggTAAGTGaattgaaaattaattaaaaagtattGTAAGCTGTATAATTGCATTACAAACATGGAAACTCAActtaatgacaaaaaatatctATCACCTGGGAATTTTACTCTTTTCTATAGGGACACACATTACGTTGTACGTACACATTACATTGTAcgtacacatttttttattttatttttttatttatttatttgcacatatataaaactgcacaaaatccagtcatgaaaaaaaacaagaaatgtgtcaggagaggtcaagaagccttacaggcttatacaaaggacctccctccaaccccaggagagaaaaacaataacaaaaaaaggaagaaagatctaaactaacataatttaaaaaatacaacaaaagttaaacaacaacaagaagtacacaaaatgtgcagaaaaacctaacagtggaaaacaatcaaataaaaacaatgaaatacatacaaaaaacagtacagaagaaaaggaaatatatataaacttatcaaaagataattagacatcatgaattaaatgcgatgataatttccttttataatgttctaaggataacgagctcttgataacatgtgaTTTTGTTTCTCCATATTTGAACACCAGATATCATTCTTCATTATcacattacgttgttacgtcACTAAGTGCGTGCTAAAATTCACCCAATCAGAGACCGCTACGAACCAACTGTTGTATTGCTGCGTTCTCAGCCAATCAGCGCCGCCCTTCAATATAACTCTGCCCAATGACAGTCCTCGATGTTCACACGTCCAGAACCAAGGAAGTGGATGATGTGTATTTTGTACACAAACTGTAATGACGACGCCGACAACAAGCGACCCTCCTCGCCTCCTCGTTGATTCAGCCTGCTAAGCCGTCATGCTGTCCGTGTTCTCGCTCCTGTCAGCCGGCCTGCTGCTCTCCTAGCTGCGGGTGGATAGAGATCTACATGGGGACCCGGATCCCCAGAGGATGGAGGCTCTAACCGGGCGTCGTCATGGCTGCGGCGCCGGTGTGTCGTTACACCACTGGCCGGTTCCTCGGAGGATGGGGCCCGCTGCTGTGTGTGCTGCTCGGCTCTCTCGTGGCCGTCCTGCTGCCTCTGGTCGGGCTGGAGGAGGACCGGTGCTGCGCCAGCCTGAAGGGCTTCGCTCAGCTCCGCTGCCAGCTGTGGGGGGGCTCCCAGCAGCCTCCAGCTGTTCAGTCCACCAGCCTCACGGTCCCGTTCACCGCCCTGGATGTGCTGCCTCTCAGGTCCAAGCCCAGCAAAGGTACAAACAACAAGTACAGGTGTACTCAGTCACAGTTCACAACACAAAGCTCCTGGGTCAGttcttcatgctggtagccatcaggctccacaaccgaggctgacccccataggagaactatgaggactttaacaactttaaacatgcacatcTGCAACCATCtgggactctaaccactggtgcactttacacttactgtacactatacatcctatatacacttactttatacatcctatatacaactatagactgcacatatgtacatactacatttatttattgtacatactacatttatttattgatggactgcacacactatgttcacccattcactctgtatcttttatatctctattattgtttttatagtttttgtaTACCttcacctctcctgtgtttcactctgtttgctgatgttgctgctttaacACCTGCATTTtcttcttatcttatcttaactctATACCATATGTTAGAGGCAAGATTAGATGTCTAGTACAGCATGAGGATTTCCCTTAATGTCCAGTATTTTGACTTTGAGAATTgaccccatatgagaactattaggactttaagaactgTAAACACgctgcactatctgcaaccatcttggactctaaccactgccgcactttacacttactttacactatacatcctatataccactttatagactgcacatatgtacatactacatttatttattgacagactgcacacattatgttcacccattcactctgtatcttttctatctctattattgtttttataatttgtgtataccttcacctctcctgtgtttcactctgtttgctgatgttgctgctttaacacctgaatttccctctgggggattaataaaggttcatcttatcttgtCTTCTCTTGTCTTAACTCTATACCATATGTTAAAGACAAGATTAGATGTCTAGTACAGCATGAGGATTTCCCTTAATGTCCAGTATTTTGACTTTGAgaattgaccaaaataattgtTATTCAGTGTGAAATacagttgatttatttgattagttgattttattttgttgattatATAATGATCACTACTGGAATGAGGTCCTGGATATCatgatatttattttcaatagtACCCGGCTCAGTTGCTGTATTATTACCTCTATACTGTCTCACATGTGTTGGAGTTGACTCTGTCCTTCGTGTTCTGATTGCAGAGATGGTGCTGGAGGCCAAAGCAGCTCTGCAGCTGGCTCTGGAGATGAGGAAACTGGGGAAGAGGGAGAAGGCTCACAAGCTGCTGGTACATGCACTCAGCATGAATCCAGACTTTGTGGATGCCCTAACGGAGCTGGGGACCattctggaggaggagaaggatgtCGTCCAGGCAGACCACCTCTATTGCAAGGCCTTGACCATATCGCCGTGTAATGAGAGAGCTCTGGTTAGCCGGGACCGAACTCTTCCCCTGGTGGAAGAGATTGACCAGCGTTACTTCAGCATCATTGACAGTAAAGTGCGCCGGCTCATGTCCATCCCTAAAGGCAACTCTGCACTCCGCCGGGTGATGGAGGAAACCTACTACCACCACATCTACCACACGGTGGCCATTGAAGGCAGCACACTCACCCTGTCTGAGATCCGTCACATCATTGAGACGCGTTACGCCGTCGCTGGGAAAAGCCTGCAGGAGCAGAACGAGGCCATCGGCGTGGATGCGGCCATGAAGTACATCAACACCACGCTGTTGTCCAGGACGGGAACCATGACTGTCAGTGACATCCTGGAGATTCACCGGCGGGTGCTCGGCTACGTGGACCCCGTGGAGGGCGGGAGGCTGCGCACCAGCCAGGTGTTTGTTGGCCACCACATCCCCCCGCACCCTCAGGACCTGCAGAGACACATGCAGGAGCTGGTTCAGTGGCTCAACTCTGAGGAGGCCCTGCAGTTGCACCCTGTGGAGTACGCCGCTCTCGCCCACTACAAACTTGTGTACGTGCACCCATTTGTGGACGGTAACGGACGCACATCACGGCTGCTCATGAACCTGGGGCTCATGCAAGCGCGATACCCGCCGATCACCATTCGCAAAGAACAAAGGGCTGAGTATTATGGAGCTCTAGACACGGCCAACGAGGGCGACGTACGGCCCTTCATTCGCTTCATAGCCAGATGTACAGAGATGACATTGGACACATTGTTGATTTCTACAACAGAGCACGCCGTGGGGCTGCCGGGAGCCAGCCAGGACCACGCCTGCCTCGACTGCAAACAGACCATCCCGATTCATAACTGAGTTGGAGACGGGAGGAGAATCTAAAAGCTCTCAAATAACAATCCATCATATAATGTGTTGAATTGCCTCATCCCACCTCATAGCCCCCCATGCTTCAGTTTGGGTCCTAGAATGGCTGCATTCATTGAAACTGGTGCAGGATGTTGAATTGAAATCAGATTTTGGTGTTTAGGTTTTTCTTTCAATGAAAAGAAACCCATTTCTCACTTTTAGTTTGTAACCATATCCCCATAGGAGTGTTAATTAATTTCTATTACCATCAGAATACAATCAGAAGATTGACTACTGATGATGTGAGGAGGAAAGAAATCTTTCTCATCATGTCATTTGACTTGAGATGCTTTAGTGCGGCGGATGTTTAGCGCGTGTGGGAACATTTAGTTAATTAACTTTGGGATAAAGGTGATGTCTCATTACACTGTAAAGCACTTTCGtgtatttgattatttattttagttttaaaataaaagtgttCTATTTACTTTCATTAGCTTAGTTTTAGAATGAACAAAGCGTTGAGTGTCATACTGGGATCTTTACATGACTTTATTAAAACAAGTTTTAgaccagaaaaaaatatacaggacatgactttttctgttttgttttacaggacCCCAAAACACAAGGGTAGAAAATGGTAGATAATGAAACAAGCAGGTAAATAAATACTGTGGTTGAACaccaaaaaaaagccatttattATTTACCTCTATACCAAATTCAAAACAGTGACTATAGAACTTatacaaaacaacagcaatGCACACATACCACCTTTTAGTATTGGACATAAAACAGAAGGTGACTTTAGAGACCAACATAtttagatatatattttttagattagGCCACTGTGGTGAGAGCAATCCATATAGCTTGTATTCCATCTGTTTTGAAAACTTAGATTTATATTTGTTACAAACTATGGTGACCTTTTTGAAATTAGTGAACAATATGTAGACAAACATAATTGTTAATATCCAAACAAGACAACTGGTTGACTTCTTACACGGGAAAACATAAATGGAAAAACTGCATAGATTCTCTTCTCTTGTGTCGAAGGAGCTGCAGACCTAAATAATGTGTAGATGACAGAAAGAGCCTCTTTACTCTTTACCTCAGGAGCTGTCAGCCAAGTGTGGCTCAGATCATTGAGAGGGTGAAATTAACTAT
Coding sequences within:
- the ficd gene encoding protein adenylyltransferase FICD, which codes for MAAAPVCRYTTGRFLGGWGPLLCVLLGSLVAVLLPLVGLEEDRCCASLKGFAQLRCQLWGGSQQPPAVQSTSLTVPFTALDVLPLRSKPSKEMVLEAKAALQLALEMRKLGKREKAHKLLVHALSMNPDFVDALTELGTILEEEKDVVQADHLYCKALTISPCNERALVSRDRTLPLVEEIDQRYFSIIDSKVRRLMSIPKGNSALRRVMEETYYHHIYHTVAIEGSTLTLSEIRHIIETRYAVAGKSLQEQNEAIGVDAAMKYINTTLLSRTGTMTVSDILEIHRRVLGYVDPVEGGRLRTSQVFVGHHIPPHPQDLQRHMQELVQWLNSEEALQLHPVEYAALAHYKLVYVHPFVDGNGRTSRLLMNLGLMQARYPPITIRKEQRAEYYGALDTANEGDVRPFIRFIARCTEMTLDTLLISTTEHAVGLPGASQDHACLDCKQTIPIHN